The genomic interval GAGAGGTTCTGGGTGGCGCGGGCGGTGAGTGTCGTACGGCCGTCCAGACGGTCGGTGTCCGGGTTGTACGCCACGTCGAGGGCGTAGTGCCGGGCGTCGAAGCCGCCGTTGCCGAGGTTCGGGAAGTAGGCGTCGCCGATGCCGGGGGCGCCGGGTTTCGGGCCCGGGGCCGCCGCGATGACAAAGAAGGAAGCCGCCGCGGTCGCGACGGCTCCTAAGCGTGCCGAACGGGAGAGTGCCATGGTGTCGTCCCTCTCTACGTGTACCGATAAGTCGGACACGGACGACTCTTCACTCTCCCGTTCGGGCATGTGCATGACTTTGCCAACTCGTCATGCGTTACTTGTCAGTTGGGTCCTGACGCTCGGTTTCCGGTTCCGTGGTCGCCTCGCCGGTCTTCAACGGTGCCGCGGGGGCGGTTTTCGCGCCCGGGCCCGTCTTCGCACCCGTGGCCTCGACGTCCGCCGCGACCTCCGCCTCCGGCTTCTCCGCCGTGTCCGCCGTCTTCCCGGCAGCCTCGGCACCGGTCTCCTCGGCGGAGCCCGCCGCCACCGCCGCGACCGCGGCCGACGTCTTGGCCGACTCGGCTCGGACCTCCTCGGCGACCAGCTCGGCCGCCTCCTTGGCGACCGACAGGAGCACGGTGTCCTGCGGGGCCTGGTCCGCGAAGTTCTCGGGGTGGTGGCAGGCCACGCGCTGGCCGGGACGCAGCTCGACCAGCTGCGGCTCGGTGGTCTTGCAGATCTCCGTCGCCTTCCAGCACCGCGTGTGGAAGCGGCAGCCGGAGGGCGGGGAGATCGGGGACGGGACGTCGCCGCGCAGCAGAATGCGCTCGGACTTGGCGCCCCGGCGCTTGGGGTCCGGCACCGGGACCGCCGACATCAGGGCCTTGGTGTACGGGTGCATCGGCGCCTCGTACAGCGAGGTGCGGTCGGCGAGTTCGACGATCTTGCCGAGGTACATCACCGCGATACGGTCCGAGACGTGCCGTACGACGGACAGGTCGTGCGCGATGATCACGTACGTGAGGCCGAGCTCCTCCTGGAGGTCGTCCATCAGGTTCACGACCTGCGCCTGGATCGACACGTCGAGGGCCGAGACCGGCTCGTCCGCCACCACCAGCTTCGGCTTCAGGGCCAGGGCCCGCGCGATGCC from Streptomyces sp. CC0208 carries:
- a CDS encoding dipeptide ABC transporter ATP-binding protein; its protein translation is MTTAPDERDILLRVEGLQKHFPIRKGVLQRQVGAVKAVDGIDFEVRKGETLGVVGESGCGKSTMGRVITRLQEPTGGSIHFEGQDITRLNAAGMRPLRRDIQMIFQDPYGSLNPRHTIGGIVSAPFRLQGVEPEGGVKREVQRLLELVGLSPEHYNRYPHEFSGGQRQRIGIARALALKPKLVVADEPVSALDVSIQAQVVNLMDDLQEELGLTYVIIAHDLSVVRHVSDRIAVMYLGKIVELADRTSLYEAPMHPYTKALMSAVPVPDPKRRGAKSERILLRGDVPSPISPPSGCRFHTRCWKATEICKTTEPQLVELRPGQRVACHHPENFADQAPQDTVLLSVAKEAAELVAEEVRAESAKTSAAVAAVAAGSAEETGAEAAGKTADTAEKPEAEVAADVEATGAKTGPGAKTAPAAPLKTGEATTEPETERQDPTDK